A section of the Rhodobacteraceae bacterium M382 genome encodes:
- a CDS encoding MurR/RpiR family transcriptional regulator, protein MGQKNVSSAVLQRLSSELDDLTPEAQKAARYVLENPRDVGVSTVREIADAADVKPNTVVRMARQVGFDGYDDFREPFREAIRQGQASLPDRARWLQDMQKRGGLAELYADMVSSTLRNIEDTFSGIDESELSAAAAKIWESRNVFTLGVGVNHANASNFTYLARTGMVQFHAIPRAGSTAIDDLAWADQRDVLIAITCRPYRSEVVNAVQVAKEQGMTVIALSDSPASPIIRAADHGFVMSIDTPQFFPSSVPTIALLETLLSFVIAAASDKVVDRVEKFHERRHQLGFYQDDPS, encoded by the coding sequence ATGGGACAAAAAAACGTATCTTCTGCAGTGCTTCAGCGGCTTTCGAGTGAGCTGGACGATCTGACACCAGAGGCACAGAAGGCCGCACGCTATGTTCTGGAAAACCCACGGGATGTGGGGGTGTCGACCGTGCGCGAGATCGCGGATGCGGCGGATGTCAAACCCAACACCGTGGTCCGCATGGCGCGCCAGGTTGGGTTTGATGGCTATGACGATTTCCGTGAACCGTTTCGTGAAGCGATCCGCCAAGGGCAGGCGTCGCTTCCGGATCGGGCGCGGTGGTTGCAGGACATGCAGAAACGCGGCGGGCTGGCCGAATTATATGCCGATATGGTCTCCAGCACGCTGCGCAATATAGAAGACACGTTTTCCGGTATTGATGAATCCGAGCTGAGCGCAGCGGCCGCCAAAATCTGGGAGTCACGCAACGTGTTTACCCTGGGTGTTGGGGTCAATCACGCCAATGCCAGCAATTTTACCTATCTGGCCCGCACTGGAATGGTTCAATTTCATGCCATTCCGCGCGCTGGATCGACCGCGATTGACGATCTGGCCTGGGCGGATCAACGCGACGTTCTGATCGCCATCACATGCCGTCCGTATCGCTCCGAGGTGGTCAACGCCGTGCAGGTTGCCAAAGAGCAGGGAATGACGGTGATTGCCTTGTCGGATTCCCCTGCCTCTCCGATCATACGCGCCGCAGACCACGGGTTTGTCATGTCCATCGACACCCCCCAGTTCTTTCCATCATCGGTCCCGACCATTGCGCTGCTGGAAACATTGCTCAGCTTTGTTATCGCGGCTGCGTCAGACAAAGTGGTGGATCGGGTCGAAAAGTTCCACGAACGTCGCCACCAACTCGGCTTTTATCAGGATGATCCATCATGA
- a CDS encoding aromatic ring-hydroxylating dioxygenase subunit alpha gives MNIPLTHSLEARYYTDPEIFGNELNGLLSRTWQFAGHVADIPNVGDYFAFEIAGQSLFAIRGRDAVVRTFYNVCQHRAHEMVSGTGNTRVVVCPYHQWTYELTGGLRAGPNVKSVPGFDREKICLTEVRTEDFNGFLFVNLDKDAAPMDDWFPGVRAELRKYVPHIDTLAPLEWVECPENCNWKVSVENYSECYHCPTNHPTFAEGVVKPETYDIQPDAGGGYVLRHVTECQSLESMTYPIDLDSNEHAGDYQSWFLWPMFSFQCYPGNVLNTYHWRANDVDNCTVWRGWYTENGHESDVIRGLAVQDRETTVEEDIRLVESVHRGLKSKGYVPGPLVLDPACGVMSEHSIAKLQQWMREAVD, from the coding sequence ATGAACATTCCCCTGACACACTCTTTGGAAGCCCGCTATTACACGGACCCCGAAATTTTCGGCAATGAGCTGAACGGTTTGCTGTCGCGTACCTGGCAATTTGCCGGGCATGTGGCAGATATTCCCAATGTCGGGGACTACTTTGCCTTTGAGATTGCCGGGCAAAGCCTGTTTGCCATCCGGGGCCGCGACGCGGTGGTGCGCACGTTCTACAATGTGTGCCAGCATCGCGCCCATGAAATGGTGTCGGGTACCGGCAATACGCGCGTTGTGGTCTGTCCCTACCACCAATGGACCTATGAGCTGACCGGGGGGTTGCGTGCCGGGCCCAACGTCAAATCGGTGCCAGGGTTTGACCGCGAAAAAATCTGTCTGACCGAGGTGCGAACCGAAGATTTCAATGGATTTCTGTTCGTCAATCTCGACAAAGACGCCGCGCCGATGGATGACTGGTTTCCCGGTGTGCGCGCTGAGTTGCGCAAATACGTGCCTCATATCGACACGTTGGCACCGCTGGAATGGGTCGAATGTCCTGAGAATTGTAACTGGAAGGTGTCGGTCGAAAACTATTCCGAATGTTACCATTGCCCGACCAACCATCCGACCTTTGCCGAAGGGGTGGTGAAACCCGAAACCTATGACATTCAGCCCGACGCCGGCGGCGGATATGTGCTGCGCCATGTGACGGAATGCCAAAGCCTCGAGTCGATGACCTATCCCATTGATCTGGACAGCAACGAACATGCCGGCGACTACCAAAGCTGGTTCCTGTGGCCGATGTTTTCATTCCAGTGCTACCCAGGCAATGTGTTGAACACGTATCACTGGCGGGCCAATGACGTGGACAATTGTACGGTTTGGCGTGGTTGGTACACCGAAAACGGCCACGAAAGCGATGTGATCCGCGGGTTGGCGGTTCAGGATCGCGAAACCACGGTCGAAGAGGACATCCGTCTGGTGGAATCCGTGCATCGCGGCCTGAAGTCCAAGGGATATGTACCAGGACCGTTGGTTTTGGATCCTGCTTGTGGCGTCATGAGCGAACATTCGATTGCAAAACTTCAGCAATGGATGCGCGAAGCGGTGGACTGA
- a CDS encoding carboxymuconolactone decarboxylase family protein, whose product MSFDEDLFLKGLEQRKATLGAEYVEKNLAAADDFTRPFQEAMTAWCWGFGWGDDVIDPKTRSMMNLAMIGALGKMHEWEIHCKGALNNGVTKEEIRAIIHVVGIYCGVPQSLECFRVARKVLEERDLL is encoded by the coding sequence ATGAGTTTTGACGAAGACCTGTTCCTGAAAGGCCTGGAGCAGCGCAAAGCGACGCTGGGCGCGGAATATGTGGAAAAGAACCTGGCCGCAGCGGATGATTTCACCCGCCCGTTTCAGGAGGCGATGACCGCCTGGTGTTGGGGGTTTGGCTGGGGTGATGATGTGATCGACCCCAAGACCCGTTCAATGATGAACCTGGCGATGATCGGTGCATTGGGCAAAATGCACGAATGGGAAATCCACTGCAAAGGCGCGTTGAACAACGGCGTGACCAAAGAAGAAATTCGCGCGATTATTCATGTGGTTGGCATCTATTGTGGTGTTCCGCAGTCGCTGGAATGTTTTCGCGTGGCCCGCAAGGTGCTCGAAGAGCGCGATCTCTTGTGA
- a CDS encoding RluA family pseudouridine synthase: MTTTRVTFQIAENPPGRLDKALSRDVPEAATLSRTRLARLIDQGAVLIDGQVASDPKAKVAEGAQVEITIQQAEDSHIGPEDIPLDVVFEDDDLIVVNKPAGMVVHPAPGSPNGTLVNALLHHCGDDLSGVGGVKRPGIVHRIDKETSGLLVVAKSDAAHQGLADQFAKHTVERYYRAICFGVPDANDPRLRGVKGANFESGNILRITTQLARHKTDRQRQAVLFQGGRHAVTRVRIVQPFGTPHVATLVECWLETGRTHQIRVHMAHAGHGLIGDPVYGGRRKLAAKSLPQPALDAIQAFPRQALHAAVLGFVHPVSGDSLRFEAPLPEDMRALLAVMGQG; this comes from the coding sequence ATGACAACCACGCGCGTTACGTTTCAGATCGCGGAAAACCCGCCTGGTCGTCTTGATAAGGCGCTTTCGCGGGATGTGCCAGAGGCCGCAACCCTGTCACGGACCCGGTTGGCCCGGTTGATCGACCAGGGGGCGGTTTTGATCGATGGACAGGTGGCCAGCGACCCCAAGGCCAAAGTGGCCGAAGGGGCCCAGGTCGAAATCACCATCCAACAGGCCGAAGACAGCCACATCGGCCCCGAAGATATCCCGTTGGATGTGGTGTTTGAAGATGATGACCTGATAGTGGTCAATAAACCGGCGGGCATGGTGGTACACCCTGCGCCGGGGTCTCCGAACGGGACTTTGGTCAATGCTCTTTTGCATCATTGCGGGGATGATTTGTCCGGGGTCGGCGGGGTCAAACGCCCCGGTATTGTGCATCGGATCGACAAGGAAACCAGCGGATTGCTGGTAGTGGCAAAATCGGACGCCGCCCATCAGGGACTGGCGGATCAATTTGCGAAACACACGGTCGAACGCTATTACCGGGCCATCTGTTTTGGGGTGCCCGATGCCAATGATCCCAGGTTGCGCGGGGTCAAGGGGGCCAATTTCGAGTCCGGAAACATCCTGCGGATCACCACACAATTGGCACGCCACAAGACGGATCGCCAGCGCCAGGCCGTTCTGTTTCAGGGCGGGCGCCATGCGGTGACCAGGGTTCGGATTGTGCAGCCGTTTGGCACACCGCATGTTGCGACTTTGGTTGAATGCTGGTTGGAAACCGGCCGCACCCATCAGATCCGTGTGCATATGGCCCATGCCGGGCACGGTTTGATCGGGGATCCTGTTTATGGCGGGCGGCGCAAATTGGCAGCCAAATCGCTGCCACAACCTGCGTTGGACGCCATTCAGGCGTTTCCCCGTCAGGCGCTGCATGCTGCGGTTCTGGGCTTTGTGCATCCTGTCAGCGGTGACTCCTTGCGGTTCGAAGCCCCGTTGCCCGAGGACATGCGTGCGTTGCTGGCTGTGATGGGGCAGGGCTGA
- the rpoH gene encoding RNA polymerase sigma factor RpoH, producing the protein MANYANLPAPTPEGGLNRYMQEIRKFPLLEPEEEYMLAKRWVEEQDTQSAHKMVTSHLRLAAKIAMGYRGYGLPQAEVISEANVGLMQAVKRFDPERGFRLATYAMWWIRASIQEYILRSWSLVKMGTTSAQKKLFFNLRKAKAKIGALEEGDLRPESVKRIATDLGVTEAEVISMNRRMSGGDASLNAMVGSEGDSAMQWQDWLEDEDADQAGDYEAKDELDARRELLAQSLSVLNDREKDILTQRRLAEKPQTLEELSTQYNVSRERIRQIEVRAFEKLQKKMRELAQAKGMLTSA; encoded by the coding sequence ATGGCCAATTATGCAAACCTGCCTGCGCCGACACCGGAAGGTGGATTGAATCGCTATATGCAGGAGATCCGCAAGTTTCCGCTGCTGGAGCCGGAAGAGGAATACATGCTGGCAAAACGCTGGGTCGAAGAACAGGACACCCAGTCTGCGCACAAGATGGTGACATCACACCTGCGGCTCGCCGCCAAGATTGCGATGGGCTATCGCGGCTATGGGTTGCCGCAGGCCGAAGTGATTTCCGAGGCGAATGTCGGGTTGATGCAGGCCGTAAAACGGTTTGACCCCGAACGCGGTTTCCGACTGGCCACCTATGCCATGTGGTGGATCCGGGCGTCGATCCAGGAATATATCCTGCGGTCCTGGTCGCTGGTAAAAATGGGGACAACCAGTGCCCAGAAGAAGCTGTTTTTCAACCTGCGCAAAGCCAAGGCCAAGATTGGTGCCTTGGAAGAAGGCGATCTGCGCCCCGAGTCGGTCAAACGGATCGCAACCGATTTGGGTGTGACCGAAGCCGAAGTGATCAGCATGAACCGGCGGATGTCCGGTGGCGATGCGTCGCTGAACGCCATGGTCGGCTCCGAAGGCGACAGCGCCATGCAATGGCAGGACTGGCTGGAAGACGAGGATGCGGATCAGGCGGGTGATTACGAGGCCAAAGACGAGCTGGACGCGCGCCGCGAACTGTTGGCACAGTCGCTTTCTGTTCTGAATGATCGGGAAAAGGATATTCTGACCCAGCGCCGCCTGGCCGAAAAGCCGCAAACGCTCGAAGAATTGAGCACGCAGTATAATGTCAGCCGCGAACGGATCCGTCAGATCGAGGTCCGGGCCTTTGAAAAACTGCAAAAGAAGATGCGCGAGCTTGCGCAGGCCAAAGGTATGTTGACGTCGGCCTGA
- a CDS encoding membrane dipeptidase: MRRIGKWLGRLMAVILLLAGVFFAFAPGYVERSRNVVKPHDPYPISTSAQALHDSMVIGDWHADPLLWNRDLTQRGTRGQVDIPRLIEGNVALQVFTAVTKSPAGQNYDHNETDAMDNITLLAVGQLWPIRTWGSLLQRALYQAERLADFETRSGGTLRILRSRSDLEALLHDREQGQQVVGGILGTEGAHPLEGKIENLQTLEDAGYRLIGLHHFFDNALGGSLHGNGNTGLSDFGRDVVRQVVDRGLILDIAHSSPQVARDVLGMTDIPIVVSHTGVYSHCPVKRNYPDDLMRQIAATGGVIGIGYWADVTCDDTPVGIAKTIKTAISVVGEDHVSLGSDFDGSVATRFDTSELAALTQAMLDQGMSDTQIRKVAGQNMVRVLMARLK; the protein is encoded by the coding sequence ATGCGCAGGATTGGAAAATGGCTGGGCCGACTGATGGCGGTGATCCTCTTGCTGGCAGGAGTTTTTTTCGCCTTTGCCCCCGGTTACGTTGAACGCAGCCGAAATGTCGTCAAACCACATGATCCTTACCCGATCTCCACGTCGGCACAGGCCCTGCACGACAGTATGGTGATCGGGGACTGGCACGCCGACCCGCTGCTGTGGAACCGGGACCTGACCCAACGCGGTACCAGGGGACAGGTCGATATCCCACGTCTCATCGAAGGCAACGTCGCATTGCAGGTTTTTACTGCGGTGACCAAATCCCCTGCCGGTCAGAATTACGATCACAATGAAACCGATGCGATGGACAACATTACCCTGTTGGCTGTTGGCCAGCTGTGGCCGATACGCACCTGGGGGTCCCTGTTGCAACGCGCATTGTATCAGGCCGAACGCCTGGCGGATTTTGAAACCCGATCGGGCGGAACCTTGCGAATTCTAAGATCGCGGTCAGATCTGGAAGCTCTGTTGCACGACCGCGAACAAGGCCAGCAAGTGGTCGGTGGCATTCTGGGCACCGAAGGTGCCCATCCGCTGGAGGGGAAGATCGAAAACCTGCAAACGCTTGAGGATGCCGGGTATCGCCTGATTGGGCTGCACCATTTTTTTGACAATGCGTTGGGCGGCTCGCTGCACGGGAATGGCAACACCGGCCTTTCGGATTTTGGACGCGACGTGGTCCGGCAGGTGGTGGATCGCGGGTTGATTCTGGATATCGCCCATTCCAGCCCCCAGGTGGCCCGCGATGTTCTAGGGATGACTGACATACCCATCGTCGTCAGCCACACCGGCGTGTATTCGCATTGCCCGGTGAAACGCAATTATCCAGATGATTTGATGCGCCAGATCGCAGCCACAGGCGGCGTGATCGGTATTGGGTACTGGGCAGATGTCACCTGTGACGACACTCCGGTCGGGATTGCCAAAACCATCAAAACTGCAATTTCGGTCGTGGGCGAAGATCACGTTTCGCTTGGGTCGGATTTCGACGGCTCTGTCGCTACCCGATTTGATACATCAGAGCTGGCGGCGCTGACCCAGGCAATGTTGGATCAGGGGATGAGCGACACCCAGATCCGCAAAGTCGCAGGTCAAAATATGGTTCGGGTCCTGATGGCCCGACTCAAATAG